Proteins encoded within one genomic window of Humulus lupulus chromosome 1, drHumLupu1.1, whole genome shotgun sequence:
- the LOC133815552 gene encoding uncharacterized protein LOC133815552, whose product MNFIAVAKAYTKTECKHYMRGLDRLDRHIRPYLEKAKYETCARSYSPTKRYTVIISNIVESLNDALKTARNLPIDILVECLRSLVQNWVWNNSNNANGTFTKVSTATENELRHDIVSKMKYEVLPFNPIEYQVRDEKGTNFTINIHNRTCTCNRFQEDEMPCGHAVAVIAKRNLGVYDYCAKFYKMETLKALYEENVHPLPHKDEWNLPQHLDIVVLPPKATIPVGRP is encoded by the exons ATGAATTTCATTGCAGTAGCAAAAGCATACACAAAAACAGAATGTAAACACTACATGAGAGGCCTTGATAGACTTGACAGACACATTAGACCCTATTTAGAGAAAGCCAAGTATGAAACTTGTGCAAGATCATACTCACCAACAAAAAGATACACCGTGATAATATCCAACATTGTAGAATCGCTCAACGATGCACTAAAAACTGCAAGAAATCTCCCTATTGATATCTTGGTTGAATGTCTTAGAAGTTTGGTTCAAAACTGGGTTTGGAACAACTCAAATAATGCAAACGGAACATTCACAAAAGTCTCTACAGCAACAGAAAATGAGTTGAGACATGACATTGTTTCGAAAATGAAGTATGAG GTCTTGCCTTTCAACCCAATAGAATATCAAGTTCGTGATGAAAAGGGGACCAATTTCACAATAAATATACACAATAGAACATGTACTTGTAATAGGTTTCAAGAAGATGAAATGCCTTGTGGGCATGCAGTAGCTGTAATTGCAAAGAGAAACTTGGGAGTGTATGATTACTGTGCAAAGTTTTACAAAATGGAAACGTTGAAAGCATTGTATGAAGAAAATGTTCATCCTTTGCCCCATAAAGATGAATGGAATCTCCCACAACACTTAGACATAGTGGTGCTCCCTCCAAAGGCAACAATCCCTGTAGGAAGACCATGA